DNA from Hypanus sabinus isolate sHypSab1 chromosome 31, sHypSab1.hap1, whole genome shotgun sequence:
TAACCACTCCTGCCGACACTCAACTAAACCGGTCATCCTTGCTGGTGAGGCCACAGtgggtgcttccccccccccttggGTTGCTGGGGGCAGGTCTGACCCTGAGGACTGTCCCTCCTCACTCCTAACTTCACACCTTGCCTTTGTCCCTGCTGGGTGATGTGCCTGACTGTAACCCCCTCCCCTATCACACCAAAGGGCCGCACCGCTCCGCCCCTCGATCCTGGCCCGCTGAGGCCGCTCGGTCCCTCACTCCTAGTAATGGCGGGGCATTTTGCAGACGTGGACGAGTGCAGCATGGGCGCGCCCTGCCAGCAGAACTGCTTCAACACCTTCGGCTCCTTCATGTGTCGCTGCGGACGGGGCTTCGAGCTCGGCGCCGACGGGCAGACCTGCCAGGGTGAGTGTGCGGGGAGCCCCGTCTCTCCCCCTGCCCCGGCCGTGCCGAGGGAGGGAAAGTCCCCGGGGCGAGGTGGGATGCACGTGTGGCAGGAGGGGGGAGCATTGAGGGCCATGATCTctttgagtggtggagcaggctcgacgggccagatggccgactcctgctgtTTCTTATGTTTTACTTCCACATTACCACCCACGGCAGCCTATTCCAGacaccccatacatctgcctaaaactttctccccctcccaccagaaaccacctccctctctctcaccggaAACTTTCTCCCTCTCCAACCAGaaaccacctccctctctctcaccggaaactacctccctctctctcaccggaaactacctccctctctctcaccggaaactttctcccctctcaccagaaactacctcccctctcccaccggaaactttctccccctcccaccagaaaccacctccctctctctcaccggaAACTTTCTCCCTCTCCAACCAGaaaccacctccctctctctcaccggaaactacctccctctctctcaccagaaactacctcccctctcccaccggaaactttctcccctctcaccggaaaccacctccctctctctcaccggaaactttctcccctctcaccagaaactacctcccctctcccaccggaaactttctccccctcccaccagaaaccacctccctctctctcaccggaaactttctccccctcccaccagaaactacctcccctctcccaccggaaactttctcccctctcaccggaaaccacctccctctctcccaccggaaactttctccctctcccaccagaaaccacctccctctctctcaccggaaactttctcccctctcaccggaaactttctcccctctcaccggaaaccacctccctctctctcaccggaaactttctcccctctcaccggaaactttctcccctctcaccggaaactttctcccctctcaccggaaaccacctccctctctctcaccggaaactttctcccctctcaccggaaactttctcccctctcaccggaaaccacctccctctctctcaccggaaactttctccccctcccaccagaaactacctccctctctctcaccggaaactttctcccctctcaccggaaactttctcccctctcaccggaaactttctcccctctcaccggaaactttctcccctctcaccggaaactttctcccctctccaaccagaaaccacctccctctctctcaccagaaactttctcccctctccaaccagaaaccacctccctctctctcaccagaaactttctcccctctccaaccagaaaccacctccctctctctcaccagaaactttctcccctctccaaccagaaaccacctccctctctctcaccggaaactttctccccctcccaccagaaaccacctccctctctctcaccggaaactttctcccctctccaaccagaaaccacctccctctctctcaccagaaactttctcccctctcaccggaaactttctcccctctcaccggaaactttctccccctcccaccagaaactacctccctctctctcaccggaaactttctcccctctcaccggaaactttctccccctcccaccagaaaccacctccctctctctcaccggaaactttctcccctctcccaccagaaaccacctccctctctctcaccagaaactttctcccctctcaccggaaactttctcccctctcaccggaaactttctcccctctcaccagaaaccacctccctctctctcaccagaAACTTTCTCCCCTCTCCAACCAGAaactttctcccctctcaccggaaactttctcccctctcaccggaaactttctcccctctcaccgGAAACTTTCTCCCCTCCCACCAGaaaccacctccctctctcccaccagaaactacctccccctctcccaccggAAGCTTTCCCCCTCTCTTAccagaaactttttccccttAAAGCTACACCCTCTATATGTGACATTTCTGTCCTCTGTCTAtgtgcctctcgtaatcttacaAACTTTTATTCGATCTCTCCTCATCCTCTGATGTTCTGAGCAAACTGAGCCAAGATTGaaggttgtgtgtgtggggggggggggggggggcttgggaTAAGTCAGAGCTGTGGTCGGCAGGGCAGAGAGcggggggagtgggagatggtgcCACCCTGGGTTGAGGAAGTGGATGAACAAATGCAGGGGTTGGTTGTTGTATTCCAGCCAATATCCAAGGTCTGGAAGGGAGGtggttttgctggtggggggggggggtgaggttaACGTGTTAATGGTTGTGTTtgacccaaatgctggaggaactcagcaggtcaggcagcgtctacagaaaGGAACAAACAGCcggcgtttcgggctgagaccctttcgagacgtcgactgtttattcctctccagagttTCTCCTACATCTCTGGATTTCCACCAGACAGAACCAGTGGAATTCCCGCTgcttaaggaatttgtatgttctgcctcgtgaccacgagggtttcctcctacacagttcaaagacacaccagttggtaggttaattggtcattgtaaattgtcccgtgattaggttcggGTTAAATCGGGGCTGGTCCGATTCCGCGGCCTATCACAgtaaatctgcagaatctcttgtatctcAGTTAACCCTGTGCCGCTCTGCCTTGCCCCAGACATCGACGAGTGCAGCTATTCGAACTACCTGTGTCACTACCAGTGCGTCAACGAGCTAGGCAGCTTCTCCTGCGTCTGTCCCAAAGGATACCAGCTCCTCGGCACCAGGATCTGTCAAGGTAACGGCTCGAGCTTCCCTCCCCAAGATGGTCAGATTCCACGGGCTGCTTCCTGACCCAGGTCTGATcctgaccgtcagacataggagcagaattaggccatttggcccatccagtctgctctgccattccatcacggctgatcctttttatcccctcctcagccccactcccgtaaccaatcaagaacctatcaatctctgccttaaatatacccaacaaattccacaaattcaccctctggataaataaatttctccgcatctctgtttcaaatggacaccccaatatcctgaggctgtgccctcttgtgaagctgagaagatcattgggttctctcttcccgccatcacggacatttacactacacgctgcatccacaaagcaaacagcattatgaagaaccccacgcacccctcatacaaactcttctccctcctgccgtctgggaaaaggcaccgaagcattcgggctctcacgaccagactatgtaacagtttcttcccccaagccatcagactactcaatacccagagcctggactgacaccttactgtcctattgtcctgtttattatttattgtaatgcctgcattgtttttgtgcactttatgcagtccagtgtagtctagtgtagctttctctgttttttttttacgtagtcagtttagtttttgtactgtgtcacgtaacaccatggtcctgaaaaacgttgtctcgtttttactatgtactgtaccagcagttatggtcgaaatgacaataaaaaatgacttgacttgtcctagactcccccaccatgggaaacatcctttccacatctactctgtctaggcctttcaacattcgaaaggtttcaatgagatccccccctcatgcttctgaattccagtgagtacaggcccagagccatcaaacattcctcgtatgataaccctttaatacctagagtcatccttgtgaacctcctctggactctctccaatgccagcacatcttttctcagatgaggagccctaaactgttcacaatactcaaggtgaggcctcaccagtgccttataaagtctcagcatcacctccttgctctttgtgtgtgtgtgtgcgcgcgcgagtgtgtgtctgtctgtgtgagtgtgtgtgagtgtctgtgtgtgtaccagtgtgtgtctgtgtgtgtgtgtgcgcgagtgtgtgtctgtgtgtgtgtgtctgtgtgagtatgtgtgtctgtctgtgtgagtgtgcacgagtgtgtgtgtgtgtttgtgtgtgagtgtgtgcatatgtgtctgtgtgtgtgtatgtctgtgtgtgcgcgcgcgcgaatgtgtgtgagtatgtgagtgtctgtgtgtgtgtgtgtgtgtctgtgtgtgtgtgtgtgtgtgtctgtgtgtgtgagagagagtgtgtgcgtatgtgtgtacaTTCCCCCTGTGACCACGTACTTCCCCTGGGCGCTCCGGTTCCCTCTCACGTCCCAGCGACGTGCAGCTGGCGGGTTATCTGACTGCTGAGAACTGAACACACACAGTGATGAGAGACCGTGTGATTGCTGTAGAGGCTGAGTGGGCCACAGAGGTGCTTGACTCCCCAACCTGTTAACACACCTGCCCCCTGTCACCACTTCCCCGACTCTCGCCAACCCCTCCCCGCCCACTGAGCGCCTGCCTCTCTGCCTCCCCGCAGACGTGAACGAGTGTGAGACGGGCCAGCACCAGTGCGCCGAGGAGCAGTACTGCATCAACGTGTATGGGGGCTTCCGCTGCGTGCCGCGGGACCACTGCCAGGAGCCCTACGTTCAGGTGTCCGACAAGTAAGCCCCTTCTGTCCTCACCCCGACGCAAGGGCGACCGGTGGGATCCACGGTCTGGGGGCGGGAACCAGTTACTCTCCTGGGGTGGGAGGGGGCACACCCTGTAAAGTGAAGGGAGGGAGGTCTCCTACCCCATCGCCACTGTGGCGGGTACACAAACAGAATTGTGAACCTAGCACGCTGTCTCGCAGAGATCCCAAAGCAGCCTCTTCCCCgcctgagggggtggggtgatcACACCGCCCATAGGCCAGTGGGGATGGGTGTCTCGGGAGTGTCAACTGAAGCTGTGGTACGCCCGGTGCTTGCAGCCGCTGCCTTTGCCGGTCGTCGGACGCGGCGTGCGAGGACAAGCCGGCCTCCATCGTCTTCCGCTACATGAGCATCACGTCGGAGCGCAGTGTCCCCTCCGACATCTTCCAGATCCAGGCCACCAGCATCTACCCGGGCGCCTACAACACCTTCCGCATCAAGGCCGGCAACGAGCAGGGGGAGTTCTACATCAGGGTGAGTGCAGCCTCTTGTCTGCTGCTGCTGTAACCGCTGCTCCCCGGGTCCTATACAGAGGTCCAGGTCCAGGCGGAGACCCCCTCCTCGCCATGTGAAGCCCACCTTCCATTCCCCCTCCTCTTCAAACCCTCCCCTGCACCAGAACTCTCCCATTTTACCAGCCTCGCTCCATATCTGTCaaccccctctccccttcacctCACCTCTGCCCTGCACTCCCTTAACATCACCCcacctcccttccctccactctcctcacccctccccagcTCTGCACCTCCACCCTCCTTTCCCCTCTCCTCAATGTaccttggtacacgtgacaataaccACTTCACAAATGTAATCTTAGTCCCCTCAACTCAGATCGACGTTCTCGTTTTCCTGCCCGCCATCCTGCTCCCCTCCTCAGACTGTAAGGTATAcgtgcagaatgaggccatttggcccatcacatctggtccgccatttaatcctggttgactcatttccctctcagcccccgatctccttccttccctcccgTATCTCTTCACGCCCCGACcaatctagaatctatcaacctctgccttaaatatacccaaagacccggcctccacagtcgcctgtagcaacaaaatccacagattcaccaccctctggctaaagaaattcctcctcatctctgttctaaaaggacgctcctctattctgaggctgtgtcctctggttttagactctccctccataggaaacatcctctccacctctactCTATCGagtcctttcaccattcgataggtttcaatgaagtcacctctcattcttcggaattccagtgagtacaggcccagaggaaTATTCAATGAGGAATATTGAATATATTCAATATtcatattcaatcctggaatcattttcgagaacctcctttgagccctctccagtttcagcacatcctttcttagaaaaagAGGCCCAAAACGGCTCAAAATATTCCATGTGAGGTCTCACcattgttttataaagtctcgacATTACATCcttcacaaaacgctggagggactcagcaggccaggcagcatctacggagaagagtacagttggcgtttcgggccgagacccttcatcaggactggagaaaaatagaggaggagtagagttaaaaggtggagggaggggaaagagaaacaccaggtgatctaagagaaaccaggagggggagggatgaagtacagAGCTgcgaagttaattggtgaaagagatgcagtattcggctggagaagagggaatctgagaggacagaaggccaaggaaTAAAGAAaatggggggaggagcaccagagggaggtgatgggtgggcaaggagataaggtgagagaggggaaggggatgaGGAATGTTGGAGATTTGGTgggggaaattactggaagtttgagaaatcgatgttcatgccatcaggttggagtctacccagacggaatataaagtgttgttcctccaacctgaatgtggcctcatcacggcagtagaggaggccatggatagacatatcagaataggaatgggaagtggaattaaaatggattgcCACTGGAGATCCTAATTTTTCTGGTGAAGTGGGcttccaatctacgtcgggtctcaccgatatacaggatgcCACAACAGCAGCACCAGACATGGTAGATCACCCCGacagactcacgggtgaagtgtcacctcacctggaaggacagtttagagccctgaacggtagtgagggaggaagtgtagctCCGCTCGCAAAGAtaattgccaggagggagatcagtgggaatggacgaatggacaagggagttgcgaaGGGAGCAATCCCAGCGGAAAGCAGaaaagtgggggggaggagggaaagtgggatcctgttggaggtggcggaaggtggagaattatgtgctggatgtggaggctgctggggtggtaggtgaggacaagtggaaGAGAcgtggttgagggcagtgttgatggaaaACGAAGGGaaggcccctttctttgaaggaggacatctttgttctggaataaaaagcctcaACCTCAGAGCAGATGaggtggaggaattgtgagaaggagatGGCACTTTCACCGGTACCaggttgggaagaggtataggtCAAGCAGCTGTGAGGgtctgtcacctccctctggtgctcctcccccccttttctttattccatggcctcctgttctctcctatcagattcccacttctccagtccaggatctctttcaccaatcaactccccccatcacctcgtgtttcttcctccactcccccaccttttaactctgaatcatctttttctctctggtcctgacgaagggtctcggcccgaaacttggactacacttttccatagatgctgcctggcctgctgagctcctccagcgtttcgTGTGTGtgctttgcttggatttccagcatctgcagattacgcccttgcttttagattctagtcctctagaaatgaTGCTAACGTTGCCTTAGCCTTCCTCacgacagactcaacctgcaaattaaagtcagggaatcctgcacgtgtccctttgcacctctgcatttagaaaatagcctacacttttatttcttctaccaacatgcatgagcatacacttcccGGCACcatattccacagatgctgctcgactgtttctccagcatctgcagtccctagTGATTGCTTCCCTCTGCCTCCCGAGCTACCCTTCCCCCTTGTCGATACCATTCCCCACTCCCGATGAGGGGCGTTGTGAAACGGCAGCTGTTGGATGCCTACAGAGGATCGAGAGGCTGAGTGACCTCTGTAGGTCAACAGAGACCAAATGGCCGTTGAAGAGGCCGATTGGCCTCAGTGGCATGGGGTCAAAGGACAGAGAGGCCTCCTACAGAAGGGGTTCGGGGGGGCTGATTCGACCAGCCTCAGTGGGGTGGGATTGAGAGATCTCTCTGTCCTGTGGTCGGGAGTTGGCGGTACGTGGGTCACACAGGGCAGAGGCTGGGCCGACACACAAAGCCGGCGGTTATCTCAGGACTGGCCCTCACCTCTCTTTGTTCTGATCCCCACAGCAAATCAACAACATCAGCGCCATGCTGGTGCTGGTCAAACAGGTGACAGGTCCGCAGGAGTTTGTCCTGGATCTGGAGATGGTGACCGTCAACCCGCTGATGTCCTACCAGTCGAGCTCCGTGCTGAGGTTGACCATAGATGTGGGCGCATATTCCTtctagggagagagaggggtgagggagcaaGCTCCCTCTTTAACAAGACTGTTTGTGACCTACGCTCTGAACCTTGTCCCTTGTAGTTCTTTCATGGATAAACTCTGCTGAAGTCAAAGTCAAAACGCtgtaagtttgaagttaaaagcCGTGGATGCTGGGAGTAAGAGGTGGCAGCCATTGGGCCCGTCAcgtggctggtttattatccctctcaaccccattctgctgccttctccctgtacccttttgacaccctgactcaTCTCTTTATTTGtgccctctgctcccagactcctcaatgaaacatCCCCtcatgcccactctatctaggtctttcaatattccataggttccAATGAGACCTGTCCCCTCACGCCGTAGCTAATCAGGATTTACAGCACCATTTTACTGAGCGGAGAGACTCACGAGCCCTTGTATATAGGGTCCATTATATATGGGGGCAGGGCAAGGGGGGCGTGTAGTCAGTGTAATGCTACTAGAGCTCCAATGAGCCGGGTTCAAATGTCTGTAGAGAACGTGCACCTTCTCCTCGCAACCTCATAGTTTTCCTCCTGGTacctcggtttcctcccacatcccagccgtatgggttaactggtcacatgggtgtagacGGGCGGCGTGCTACCCCAATTCCATTTAATTCTCTCCAAATGTTAGTGTCGATCGTGGAAACTGTTCATGCTTAACGCCCTGAAACGTGGATTTACTCAGCTCCCcgacctgacctgctgacttcctccggcGTTTtgtgggatttccagcatctgcagaacctttcgtgattaccatataacaattacagcacggaaacaggccatctcggcccttctagtccgtgccgaacacttactctcacctagtcccaccgacctgcactcagcccataaccctccattcctttcctgcccatatacctgtccaattttactttaaatgacaacaccgaacctgcctctaccacttctactggaagctcgttccacacagctaccactctgagtaaagaaattccccctcatgttacccctaaacttttgccccctaactctcaactcatgtcttgtttgaacctcccctactctcaatggaaaaagcctatccacatcaactctatctatccccctcataattttaaatacctctatcaaatcccccctcaaccttctacgctccaaagaataaagacctaacttgttcaaactgtccctgtaacttaggtgctgaaacccaggtaacattctagtaaatctcctctgtactctctctattttgttgacatctttcctataattcggtgaccagaactgtacacaatactccaaattcagcctcaccaatgccttgaacaattttaacattacatcccaactcctatactcattgctctgatttataaaggccagcataccaaaagctttcttcaccaccctatccacatgagattccaccttcagggaactatgcaccattactcctagatcactctgttctactgccctaccatttaccatgtatgtcctatttggattattcctaccaaaatgtagcacctcacacttatcagcattaaacttcattAACATTACAGTTAATGTTTTTGTTCCGAGGCCTCGCTTAACGATGGAACTTGGAATAGTTCTCCCTCCCGACCTGCCGAGACGTGTTTCAGATTTTACCTCGGGAAGATCCACAGGCAGGGAACCTTCGCCCTTACTCCCCAGGCTCGAAGGAAAGCAGGTCACAGGCCCGTCCACGCACTGAACCTTTATTTTGTTTCCTTTTAAAACAGTTCAATAGCACCAGGCTCTGCTTCACTGCCTCAGCCCCGGGCCGGGTCCAGAAACGTCCCAACTTGCTCATGGGGGACAAATTTCCGACAGGGccaggggtgagggtggggggggaggggggaagaatgCCAGCGCAGAGCACACTGCCACTTCTATAAAATCTCACGCACAAAGCACAGACGTCACAAACAACGCACGGTAAATGTACCTCACGCACAATCCACGGGACCACATCACAGACGGGGCGACAAAGACCTCATAATGATTTCTGAATACATTAAACACTTAACACGAACAGCAACAAGCACTAACTTTGTAAATGCAAACACATCATGTAGAATAAAGCTACAGTTCCTGGTCTCCGGGCCCAGGCGGTGGTCAGCCTGGCTCTACTTCTCCCACCCTGCAACGAAGAGAGGTGGGATTGCACCTGCTCTCCCGGAACAGGAGCACTGCACGCCCTGGGTAACTTTTCCTTGGGAGAGAAGAGCAGGTTAATTCGTAACAAGGACCACGTGATGGCAAGGGCTGGGGATTGGAGAGTCAGAAACTTTGAAAACAGACAgagggacaaagagagagagaggagacagagagagagaggagacagagagagagagagcaagagggagaaggagagggagtgagagaaagacggagaggcagagagaaacggagaaagagagggagagtgcggaggggggaaggggagaaagggagagagggatgaaggagaaggagagaggaagagaaagagggagaaagggggagggagactggagagagggaggaaaggggagaaaaggagagagacagaagggaaAAGGGATGAAAGAGATTGATAGAGACATCTGACAGATGGTTCCTGAGGGGAGAGAATGGTAACTTGGGTTGGTTGCGTATAAAACCAGCACCGGCGTTGATGGCTGTGTGAGTGTAAGGATAGCATTGTGGTTCAGAATGACGCCTTTATCGGCTGCCATTCAGAATCAAAGCCTCCATTTACTCTAAAAATCTGGTCCGCGCCCAAAATGACGCAAAGACCTTCCATTTAACTCATGATATTTTgcttaaaaaaacattttttgcTCCACCCCACTGGGGAAAACAGTGGGCTGGATCTGTCTCTAAAAACAAGGTGTCGTGACACTTCGCAGCTAAAATCTGCGACCGAGTCTCCAGCTCCTTCAGGGGCGGTTTGGTGCCCGACTCCGGGTCAAGGCAACGTcttgagaaagaggatgagaggcaacacGTCTGTAGATCCTGCTCACCAGGAGTTCACCGGCTTCCCTCTGGGAAATGgctggggatgggggagagggtagGGGCAATAGGCCGAGAACTTGGTTCCATTTGATAGCAGCTCc
Protein-coding regions in this window:
- the efemp2a gene encoding EGF-containing fibulin-like extracellular matrix protein 2a, whose product is MLLFLPLLALLLPAAAPQQVDEAVTLTECTDGYEWDHQKQHCRDINECETIQDACKGAMKCFNHYGGYLCLPPSASIISQEVTPDQQPDATRSRETGPDDSGCPQGYSRDEEGQCVDEDECELDVHSCQPSQQCVNTAGGYDCRCPDGYQKVGTECIDVDECRFHRCQHRCVNSPGSYTCQCQSGFTLGHDNHSCVDVDECSMGAPCQQNCFNTFGSFMCRCGRGFELGADGQTCQDIDECSYSNYLCHYQCVNELGSFSCVCPKGYQLLGTRICQDVNECETGQHQCAEEQYCINVYGGFRCVPRDHCQEPYVQVSDNRCLCRSSDAACEDKPASIVFRYMSITSERSVPSDIFQIQATSIYPGAYNTFRIKAGNEQGEFYIRQINNISAMLVLVKQVTGPQEFVLDLEMVTVNPLMSYQSSSVLRLTIDVGAYSF